One Cydia splendana chromosome 21, ilCydSple1.2, whole genome shotgun sequence genomic region harbors:
- the LOC134801127 gene encoding cytochrome P450 6B5-like: protein MTLIILIITFVICLGYSVYQHFTKFNDYWLNRNVAYAKPTFFFGNIIDSFLREKPVGVVFKEIYDAYPEEKVVGFFRMRSPDLLLRDLDVVKCVLIKDFDIFTDRGKEYSKSGFGANLFHADSATWRVLRKRFSPMFTPGKLKKMMYLVTERGDRFTEYIDRITQKNTEQEIHGLTQKFTQSVITACVFGLDLDTFDQQHKTLQRIDKKIFCVKYGSELESMYPGILKKIGGWLFPEEVKTFFSKLIKGVIATRNGQPSNRHDFMDLLLELKKEYGHGQNHANNLDMTDEDIAAQAYIFYAAGYESSASTMGFLLYQLALNQDIQDKLYEEIKEALENREMTYDAIMNLSYMEKVFNETLRMYPIITKLKRRAKTAYKIPETDITIDKGQLIKISVLGIHHDEKYYPNPEVFDPERFSPENVQARHKCAFLPFGEGQKQCIGIRFAQMQSWVGLAKLLLRYRVEPSAKTPLQFTYEPQRVMLYPKGGFPINIVRRY, encoded by the exons ATGACTCTTATAATTCTAATTATAACATTTGTTATTTGTCTTGGTTATAGTGTATACCAACACTTTACCAAGTTCAATGACTATTGGCTTAACAGAAATGTTGCCTACGCGAAACCTACTTTTTTCTTCGGGAATATTATAGACTCTTTCTTGAGAGAAAAACCAGTTGGAGTTGTGTTCAAGGAAATATACGATGCTTATCCAGAAGAGAAAGTCGTCGGGTTTTTCAGGATGCGCTCTCCAGATCTGCTTCTAAGAGATTTAGATGTCGTGAAATGTGTTTTGATAAAAGATTTCGATATATTTACTGATCGTGGAAAGGAATACAGTAAGTCGGGGTTCGGGGCGAACTTGTTCCACGCAGACAGCGCCACCTGGCGAGTGCTGCGTAAGAGATTTTCACCAATGTTTACTCCTgggaaattgaaaaaaatgATGTACTTGGTGACGGAACGTGGAGACAGATTCACTGAGTATATTGATAGGATAACACAGAAGAATACAGAGCAGGAGATCCACGGACTTACGCAGAAGTTCACCCAATCTGTCATAACTGCTTGTGTCTTTGGTCTCGACCTTGACACCTTTGATCAGCAACACAAAACCCTTCAAAGGATCGACAAGAAGATCTTCTGCGTGAAATACGGCTCGGAACTCGAAAGCATGTATCCAGGCATTTTGAAGAAGATTGGAGGCTGGTTGTTCCCTGAAGAAGTGAAGACATTCTTTTCCAAATTAATCAAAGGTGTGATTGCTACGAGAAATGGGCAGCCCTCCAACCGACATGACTTTATGGACCTGCTTTTAGAGCTGAAAAAAGAATATGGACATGGACAGAACCATGCAAATAACttggatatgactgatgaagACATAGCAGCTCAAGCTTACATTTTCTATGCAGCAGGATATGAATCTAGTGCCTCCACCATGGGGTTCTTGCTGTACCAGTTAGCTTTAAACCAGGACATACAAGATAAACTATATGAAGAAATAAAGGAAGCCCTAGAAAACAGAGAGATGACTTATGATGCTATCATGAATCTGTCATACATGGAAAAAGTCTTCAATGAGACGTTGAGGATGTATCCGATCATCACCAAACTGAAGCGAAGAGCTAAAACTGCTTATAAGATTCCAGAAACTGATATAACCATTGATAAAGGCCAGTTGATCAAGATTTCAGTCCTTGGAATACATCATGATGAGAAATACTACCCGAACCCTGAAGTGTTTGACCCGGAAAGGTTTTCTCCGGAGAATGTGCAAGCGAGACACAAATGTGCTTTCCTGCCGTTTGGAGAAGGACAGAAACAGTGTATTG GTATCCGCTTTGCACAAATGCAGTCATGGGTGGGGCTAGCCAAGCTGCTCCTCCGCTACAGGGTGGAGCCTTCAGCGAAGACCCCGCTGCAGTTCACATATGAGCCACAGAGAGTCATGCTGTATCCGAAGGGAGGCTTCCCCATCAATATTGTAAGAAGATATTAA